GTGCTGGATTGCGCTGTCCAGCTCTTCCTGGGATTTGGCGACACCCATCAGATAGACAACGCTATCGACGGTATCGATGCTGTAGTTCTGGCTACGAATATCGACATCGAACGTGATCCGGCTGCGAATCTGGGTTGAAATCCAGGTGTCGCGCGCGGTGTCGACGATGCTGGAGCCGTTGTCGATCTGGATCTCGTTGATGACTTCCGTGACGCCCTGCACCTGCCAGACGAGGCGCACCGCGTCGAGCCGCATCTGCGGGTCGGCGGCGCGGCCGGTCAGCAGCACGCGGCCCTGGTCGACGGTCAACCCGATCCGGTTGGTCATGTCGATCGAATGCTGCAGCCACAGCGAATTGATGCGGGCGCGGATTTCGGTGTCGCTGACGAAGCCGCCGAGGCCGCGCTCCTGCGATGCGACGACCGCGGCGCCGCCGGCGGTGCCGAGCAGCAGAGGCCCGCAGCCGGCCAGTGAAATCCCGGCCGTGCAGGCGAGCGCGAACAATGTCCCAAGGCGGCTCAAACCCGTCACAGCGTGCCTCCCTTCGCCAGCGTGCCGAGCGCCGGGCGATTGCGGCGCGCGGCCGGAAAAAGTCACGGCGGAACGGTGTTTGCAATGGGGAAATACGGAGCCTTCACCAGTCATCGTCACTTTGTCCCCGGGTGATGCACGGATGTTGCAGTCGCTGCAGCTGCGAAGGGATGTTCGCCGCAACGCTTCAGGCAGTCTCAGGGCAAATTCAGGCGAAAGCTGGGCTGGAAAGCACGCCCGCGATTTCTCGGGCCAGGACGCGGGAAACCACCCGGCGCGCCGCGGGATTGCTCAGGATTTCCTCGTCCTTCGGGTTGGACAGGAAGCCGGTCTCCACCAGCACCGACGGCACGTCCGGCGCCCTCAGCACCGCGAAATTCGCCGCGCGCATCGGGTTGTCGAGCAGGCGAAGCTCCTTCCCCGCCCCTTCCACCAGCATCTGGCGGGCGGCCAGTGAGGCATGGCGGGTGTGGCGTGCCGTCAGGTCCATCAGGATGTCCTTGACGATGCGGTTGCCGCCGCCGGTTCCCCGCTTGCCGAATCGGTCCGCCTCGTTCTCCTGCTGGGCAAGACGGGAGGCGAAGGCGTCGGAGGCCTTTTCGGACAGGATGTAGGCCGACATGCCGCGGGCATCCGCGTTGGGAGCGCTGTCGGCGTGGATCGACACGAACAGGTCGGCCCCGGCCTTGCGCGTCAACGCCACCCGTTCGTCCAGCGCCAGGAAGCGGTCGTCGCGCCGGGTCATCTTCGCCGCGATGCCGTGCCGCTCGGTCAGCAGGCGTGCGACCTCGCGGGCGATGTCCAGCGTCACCACCTTCTCGCGGGTGCCGCGGGTGCCGATGGCGCCGGGGTCGGCGCCGCCGTGACCGGGATCGAGCATCACCAGTCGGGACGGCGGAGCGGATCGCGGCGAAGCGCCGGTGGACGGCTTGCGCTCCGGCCGTTGCTGGCCGAGGGCGGGCGAGGACGAGAGCGGCTGCGCCAGCGCGAGCCCGGCCGTGCCGAACGCGGTTAACCAAAGCTTGCTCAGCCCGAGCCCAAGCAGCTGTCGACGATCCATGGCGAAAAATACCGTGCTGCAAGTGGAGGGAGGGCTGCGAGGTGCGTTCGCCCTGTCCGTTGCTCTACCCCGATTCGTTAACCAATGCGGGCGCGCATAAGTATTGTCAAGGCCGGGCAGGTTACCATTTCTGAATATTTGTGGGCGCCCGGTCGTACGGGCAGACTTGAATGGGCTAGGATTCGACAGACGTGATTGGTTGCTTGATGGAAGTTTGAAAAAGCGCTAAAATTTTAGCGATCAGCTCGGGAGGTGTCGATGTTGAGGAAAGCCCTGTTCAACATCATCCGGCAAGAGCAGCTCGAAGTCGAGGGCGAGCTCGAACGCGAGGAACAGCAGCCGAAACCTGACCCCCGCCGGATCGTCGGCCTAAGGCAGGAAGCAACCAGTCTGCGGCGTGAGTTGGAACACTTCCGCGACGTCTGACCCGCGGAGACAGGCCGCCGCTGAATTCGATGTGGCCGGGTCGGAAGCGACCGGTCGC
Above is a genomic segment from Azospirillum ramasamyi containing:
- a CDS encoding BON domain-containing protein, which gives rise to MTGLSRLGTLFALACTAGISLAGCGPLLLGTAGGAAVVASQERGLGGFVSDTEIRARINSLWLQHSIDMTNRIGLTVDQGRVLLTGRAADPQMRLDAVRLVWQVQGVTEVINEIQIDNGSSIVDTARDTWISTQIRSRITFDVDIRSQNYSIDTVDSVVYLMGVAKSQEELDSAIQHARSVPNVQRVVSYVRLLSNLQG
- a CDS encoding N-acetylmuramoyl-L-alanine amidase family protein — its product is MDRRQLLGLGLSKLWLTAFGTAGLALAQPLSSSPALGQQRPERKPSTGASPRSAPPSRLVMLDPGHGGADPGAIGTRGTREKVVTLDIAREVARLLTERHGIAAKMTRRDDRFLALDERVALTRKAGADLFVSIHADSAPNADARGMSAYILSEKASDAFASRLAQQENEADRFGKRGTGGGNRIVKDILMDLTARHTRHASLAARQMLVEGAGKELRLLDNPMRAANFAVLRAPDVPSVLVETGFLSNPKDEEILSNPAARRVVSRVLAREIAGVLSSPAFA